Proteins from one Camelina sativa cultivar DH55 chromosome 8, Cs, whole genome shotgun sequence genomic window:
- the LOC109125939 gene encoding uncharacterized protein LOC109125939, whose product MDQIVYALEARTCVTIATIYSVEVLPKWYYIACKVCNKKVQPYPPESQTGKDLLYSCGVCDADVTDVDYKYKLILHVGYGSSQKIKLLFFDGLAQLFIGKKTEELALEKPKDDIAAIPGTLSVLVGKTMLFKILITINNLKSDKSAYVVEKFWEKDDMVVQFGKKAAPPTSNNASSSDSADKNSDEVSPQSSVQTIYVEGFGSSLPENDIKTALSKHFSACGEITRVFVPTNFETGFFKGFAYIDLKGEATKALELNGSHMIGKELVVKKALLIRDSYTGHSGSDRGSGGHFGNVGGRFGGRFGNVGGRFGGGRCGGYGKCGRC is encoded by the exons ATGGACCAAATCGTTTATGCACTTGAG GCGCGAACATGTGTGACAATCGCGACAATTTATTCTGTTGAAGTGTTGCCTAAATGGTATTATATTGCCTGTAAAGTTTGCAATAAGAAGGTGCAGCCGTATCCACCAGAATCTCAAACTGGAAAAGATTTACTTTATAGTTGTGGAGTTTGTGATGCTGATGTTACGGATGTTGATTACAA GTATAAACTCATTCTTCATGTTGGGTACGGAAGTTCTCAAAAGATTAAGCTACTCTTCTTTGACGGTCTTGCCCAactatttattggaaaaaaaacagaagaactGGCTTTGGAAAAACCTAAA GATGATATTGCAGCTATTCCTGGAACTCTCTCTGTCTTAGTAGGGAAGACTATgctgtttaaaattttgattacaatcaataatttaaaaaGCGACAAGTCTGCTTATGTTGTCGAAAAGTTTTGGGAAAAGGATGACATGGTTGTGCAATTTGGCAAg AAGGCAGCTCCGCCTACTAGCAATAATGCAAGCAGTTCAGATTCAGCAGATAAAAATTCTGATGAAGTGTCTCCACAAAGCAG TGTTCAAACGATTTACGTTGAAGGATTCGGCTCTTCACTTCCAGAGAATGATATCAAGACCGCATTAAGTAAACATTTCAGTGCCTGTGGGGAGATCACAAGGGTTTTTGTTCCAACAAACTTTGAAACCGGTTTTTTCAAAGG aTTTGCTTACATTGATTTAAAAGGAGAAGCAACGAAGGCGTTGGAACTTAATGGTAGTCATATGATTGGAAAGGAACTTGTAGTTAAGAAGGCTCTACTTATAAGAGATTCCTACACTGGACATTCTGGTAGTGATCGAGGTTCAGGCGGTCATTTTGGCAATGTTGGCGGCCGATTTGGCGGTCGTTTTGGAAATGTTGGCGGCCGATTTGGCGGTGGTCGATGTGGAGGTTATGGTAAGTGTGGCCGTTGTTGA